One window of Larimichthys crocea isolate SSNF unplaced genomic scaffold, L_crocea_2.0 scaffold33851, whole genome shotgun sequence genomic DNA carries:
- the LOC113744979 gene encoding uncharacterized protein LOC113744979 — protein sequence DQASRVVVTTCADNMDQASGVVIATPANADNMAQALSRTVVITTPDDVDNMDQASGVVITTPTDADNMDQASRQLARGTCRPIRCASGKNIRVWIMGDSYVRRGAQRAAETTGRNLGLNDVSICWFGWGGLRWRRLFPFPNCLRGRAAPDVLLIHCGGNDLGETTSVELVTRMKEDLHQLHHWHPHMMIMFSSLCQRCQWRAAANPVRVDKARKFVNSVMATFVMGWMAAIVEHPPH from the exons tggaTCAAGCTTCAAGGGTGGTTGTTACCACCTGTGCCGATAACA tggaTCAAGCTTCAGGGGTGGTTATAGCCACCCCTGCCAATGCCGATAACA tggcTCAAGCTTTAAGCAGAACGGTGGTTATAACCACCCCTGACGATGTCGATAACA tggaTCAAGCTTCAGGGGTGGTTATAACCACCCCTACCGATGCCGATAACA tggaTCAAGCTTCAAGGCAGCTTGCCCGCGGCACCTGCCGCCCTATCAGATGTGCCAGTGGCAAAAACA TCAGAGTCTGGATAATGGGGGACAGCTATGTCCGACGTGGTgcccagagagctgcagagacgaccGGAAGGAACTTGGGCCTTAATGACGTCTCCATTTGCTGGTTTGGCTGGGGTGGACTGCGTTGGAGACGTCTTTTCCCTTTTCCAAACTGCCTGCGAGGAAGAGCAGCACCGGATGTCCTCCTCATCCACTGTGGCGGGAACGACCTGGGGGAGACCACCAGTGTCGAACTCGTCACCCGGATGAAGGAGGACCTGCACCAGCTTCACCACTGGCACCCTCACATGATGATaatgttttcttcattgtgtCAGAGGTGCCAGTGGAGGGCTGCTGCAAATCCGGTGAGAGTGGACAAAGCTCGGAAATTTGTCAACAGTGTTATGGCTACATTTGTCATGGGTTGGATGGCTGCCATTGTTGAGCACCCTCCTCATTAA